The segment ATGCGCGGCGAAGACTTCGGTTGCCTAATTATTACACATTACCAAAGACTATTGAACTACATTACACCTGATTTCGTCCATGTCATGATGCAAGGTCGCATTGTTAAGTCTGGCGGACCAGAACTAGCAGCACGCCTTGAAGCAGAAGGTTATGATTGGATTAAGCAAGAGCTTGGAATTGAAGACGAAACAGTTGGACAAGAAGCGTAATAGTTAGGAGGACCCTACCAATGACAACGGAAATTAAATTACCATTTGATCAGGAATATATCACTTCCTTTTCAAAAGATATGGGTGAACCAGCTTGGTTAACAGATTTGCGTGTGAAAGCATTAGAATTGGCTGAAGACCTGCCAATGCCAAAGCCTGACAAAACAAACATCAAGAACTGGAACTTCACTCAAATAGATAAACATATCGTGAGCAGTGAGGATTTCGACAGTGTAAATGATTTGCCTGAAGAGGCAAAAGCATTGATCGACCTGGAAAACAATAAGACTCTTTATATACAACGCAACAACCGCCCTACTTTTATTGCTGTTTCTAATGAGCTAAAGGAAAAAGGTGTGATTTTCACAGACATTTTCACAGCAGCAAGAGAGCACGGCGACCTTTTGCAAAAATATTTCATGAAGGATACTGTAAAGGTTGATGAGCATAAATTAACAGCATTACATGCAGCATTGCTGAATGGTGGAGTATTCCTTTACATTCCGAAAAATGTTGAAGTAGAAGAGCCGATTCAATCAATCTTCCTTCATGATGACGAGGAAACAAACTTGTTTAACCATGTATTGGTTGTGGCAGAAGATAATAGCTCTGTTGTTTATGTGGAAAACTATCTGTCTGTTGCAGAGCCGAAGGAAGCAGTTTTCAACATTGTTACAGAGGTTATAGCGAATGCAAATGCTAGAGTACAATATGGTGCTGTTGACAACTTGGCAGCTGGTGTTACAACATATGTAAATAGAC is part of the Niallia taxi genome and harbors:
- the sufD gene encoding Fe-S cluster assembly protein SufD; the protein is MTTEIKLPFDQEYITSFSKDMGEPAWLTDLRVKALELAEDLPMPKPDKTNIKNWNFTQIDKHIVSSEDFDSVNDLPEEAKALIDLENNKTLYIQRNNRPTFIAVSNELKEKGVIFTDIFTAAREHGDLLQKYFMKDTVKVDEHKLTALHAALLNGGVFLYIPKNVEVEEPIQSIFLHDDEETNLFNHVLVVAEDNSSVVYVENYLSVAEPKEAVFNIVTEVIANANARVQYGAVDNLAAGVTTYVNRRGVANRDAKIEWALGFMNDGNTISENTTNLMGDGSFGDTKSVVVGRGEQKQNFTTQVVHFGKASEGYILKHGVMKDSASSIFNGIGKIEHGATKANAEQESRVLMLSEKARGDANPILLIDEDDVTAGHAASVGRVDPLQLYYLMSRGIPQHEAERLVIHGFLAPVVEQLPIEGVKKQLVEVIERKVK